A genomic segment from Anopheles maculipalpis chromosome X, idAnoMacuDA_375_x, whole genome shotgun sequence encodes:
- the LOC126567303 gene encoding probable phosphorylase b kinase regulatory subunit alpha isoform X3: MRSRSNSGVRLDYYQRIVHRLIMRHQQPVTGLFPASPQTQHAWIRDNVYCILAVWGLSMAYKKIADQDEDRAKAYELEQCCVKLMRGLLMAMMNQKEKVERFKTSQNPLDSLHAKYSSRNGQIVVGDSEWGHLQIDAISLYLLILAQMTASGLQIVFSLDEVAFIQNLVFYIESAYCIPDYGIWERGDKSNHGQPELNASSIGMAKAALEAMNELDLFGARGGSGSVIHVLADEAHKCQAVLQSMLPRESNSKELDAGLLSVVGFPAFACDDPQLIETTQDAIITRLQGRYGCKRFLRDGYKTPKEDNTRLYYERWELRMFEKIECEWPLFFCYLILNKAFQSDKQAVAEYSQKLEDILVKTEEGMKLIPELYAVPEEAVAAEYQIPGSQQRVVVGRCPFLWGQSLYILGKLLQEGFLAVGELDPLNRRLGAQKKPDVVVQVVILAEDNDIRDKLAEHGIQVQTIADVAPIEVQPARVLSHLYTYLGRNKKLGLSGRKSRDVGILSTSKLYSLKDRIFAFTPQFSDVNRFYIASDNELMIDLLKGEINFLKSAWQNLLGRPLLTLVLKTVHLDNNKVPLAMIQTMKKLKSGYISGTRVILGNLGDFINTSAITDLSFLGSQEDGYPDKLNPAVQAYLDEHLLRSFSHRASTTSIRSSGLRPKNLRRRMSVKGAIKKTRSINVDSETLGMEGNVTERRLSHVTPQWLEPNQTTVGVTTTSATGGTAATGGSPTSRDPSPNTQGQPRYGERVSLDDDNKKLHIQTSATAAMPKIHIQPLPRHRPTTETNFENTEVEELIAMLRETENLEEQGDILQHLVDTQGLDFNTGMLEEGRVVTVRGLLKGLYEKACQQKMWGLVRHTAGMLGKRVEDLAKAVTDLLVRQKQVTVGMPPNSEHTITAPLPEIELRSVIHEAYGDDESTAMLSQELLVYLAMFIRTEPQLFHEMLRLRVGLIIQVMAKELSRTLNCDGEQASEHLLNLSPFEMKNLLHHILSGKEFAINSVARGNISIVSCKSSRVSKKSQIGIGEPDTAEGSLIDDRQGQWLRRRRLDGALNRVPRDFYPRVWTVLERCSGLAIEGRVLPQSLTQEMTPNELKFALEVETALNTIPQPEYRQLVVEALMVLTLVTEHNILASIGTIIYVEHLVHRANQLFLEDQRKSHGDAMLCCAKNKDIRETTTAGLLLCGGAAYICQHLYDSAPSGSYGTMTYMARAVASVLELPKHGDMDCTIS; this comes from the exons ATACGCGACAACGTCTACTGCATACTGGCGGTGTGGGGACTGTCCATGGCGTACAAGAAGATAGCGGACCAGGACGAGGACCGCGCGAAAGCGTACGAGCTGGAGCAGTGCTGCGTGAAGCTAATGCGTGGCCTGCTGATGGCCATGATGAACCAGAAGGAAAAGGTCGAACGGTTCAAAACGTCGCAAAACCCGCTCGATTCGCTGCACGCGAAATATTCCAGCCGCAATGGACAAATCGTTGTGGGTGACAGCGAATGGGGTCATCTGCAGATTGATGCCATTTCACTGTACCTGCTGATACTGGCGCAGATGACAGCGTCCGGATTGCAGATTGTCTTTTCACTTGACGAAGTTGCGTTCATTCAGAATCTGGTGTTTTACATCGAGTCGGCCTATTGCATACCGGACTACGGTATCTGGGAGCGGGGTGACAAATCGAACCATGGTCAGCCGGAGCTAAACGCTAGCTCGATCGGTATGGCAAAGGCGGCACTGGAAGCGATGAACGAGCTGGATCTGTTCGGTGCACGTGGTGGGTCCGGTTCCGTCATACACGTGCTCGCGGACGAAGCGCACAAATGTCAGGCGGTACTGCAATCGATGCTGCCCCGTGAATCGAACAGTAAGGAGTTGGATGCGGGACTGCTGTCCGTCGTAGGCTTTCCGGCGTTTGCGTGTGACGATCCGCAGCTGATCGAAACTACGCAGGACGCGATCATAACGCGTCTGCAGGGTCGGTACGGCTGCAAACGATTTCTGCGCGATGGTTACAAAACGCCCAAGGAGGATAACACGCGCCTGTACTACGAGCGGTGGGAGTTGCGGATGTTCGAGAAGATTGAGTGCGAGTGGCCACTGTTCTTTTGCTATCTGATACTGAACAAAGCGTTCCAGAGCGATAAGCAGGCTGTGGCAGAGTACTCGCAAAAGTTGGAAGACATTCTCGTCAAGACGGAGGAAGGCATGAAGCTGATACCGGAGCTGTACGCGGTGCCGGAGGAGGCGGTCGCGGCCGAATATCAAATCCCGGGCAGCCAGCAGCGTGTCGTCGTCGGACGATGTCCATTTCTGTGGGGACAATCGCTGTACATACTGGGCAAGCTGCTGCAGGAG GGTTTTCTGGCCGTCGGTGAGCTGGATCCACTAAATCGGCGACTCGGTGCACAGAAGAAACCGGACGTGGTGGTGCAGGTCGTTATACTGGCGGAGGATAACGATATACGGGATAAGCTGGCCGAGCACGGTATACAGGTGCAGACGATCGCGGATGTCGCTCCGATCGAGGTACAGCCGGCCCGTGTACTTAGCCATCTGTACACGTACCTGGGGCGCAACAAAAAGCTCGGCCTGTCCGGTCGTAAGTCGCGCGACGTTGGTATACTCAGCACGAGCAAGCTATACTCGCTGAAGGATCGCATCTTTGCGTTTACACCACAG TTCTCCGATGTAAACCGATTCTATATCGCTTCCGACAACGAGCTCATGATCGATCTGCTAAAGGGTGAGATTAACTTCCTGAAGTCAGCATGGCAGAATCTACTCGGCCGTCCGTTACTTACGCTGGTGCTGAAAACTGTACATCTAG ATAACAACAAAGTCCCACTGGCAATGATCCAGACGATGAAGAAGCTAAAATCTGGCTACATCAGCGGTACCCGTGTGATACTCGGCAATTTGGGTGACTTTATCAATACGTCGGCAATTACGGACCTCAGCTTTCTCGGCAGCCAGGAGGATGGTTATCCGGATA AGCTGAATCCTGCCGTACAAGCATACCTCGATGAGCATCTGTTACGCTCATTCAGCCACCGGGCCTCGACCACCTCGATCCGTTCGTCCGGACTTCGGCCGAAAAATTTGCGTCGCCGCATGTCCGTGAAGGGTGCAATCAAGAAGACGCGTTCTATCAACGTAGACT CGGAAACACTCGGCATGGAGGGTAATGTGACGGAGCGTCGCCTGTCGCACGTTACACCGCAATGGTTGGAACCGAATCAAACCACCGTCGGTGTGACGACAACCAGTGCCACCGGTGGTACTGCTGCCACTGGTGGTTCGCCAACATCGCGCGATCCGTCACCGAACACCCAAGGGCAGCCCCGCTACGGTGAGCGCGTATCGCTCGACGACGACAACAAAAAGCTGCACATTCAAACGTCTGCAACTGCGGCCA TGCCAAAGATACATATTCAGCCGCTACCGAGACATCGGCCCACGACGGAGACGAACTTTGAAAATACCGAGGTGGAGGAGCTGATTGCTATGCTCCGGGAGACGGAGAATCTCGAAGAGCAGGGTGACATATTACAGCATCTTGTCGATACGCAGGGACTTGATTTTAACACCG GCATGCTGGAGGAGGGCAGGGTTGTGACGGTGCGCGGTCTGCTGAAGGGTCTGTACGAGAAAGCTTGCCAGCAGAAGATGTGGGGCCTGGTCCGTCACACTGCCGGCATGCTCGGCAAGCGCGTCGAGGATCTGGCAAAGGCCGTTACCGATCTACTGGTGCGCCAGAAACAG gtgaCTGTCGGTATGCCACCGAACAGTGAGCACACGATAACGGCACCATTGCCCGAGATTGAGCTACGGTCGGTGATTCACGAAGCGTACGGCGATGATGAAAGTACCGCCATGTTGTCCCAGGAGCTGCTTGTCTATCTTGCTATGTTTATCCGTACCGAGCCGCAACTTTTCCACGAAATGCTGCGACTCCGCGTCGGTCTCATCATCCAGGTGATGGCGAAGGAGCTGTCCCGCACGCTAAACTGTGACGGCGAGCAAGCGTCCGAACATCTGCTCAATCTGTCCCCGTTCGAGATGAAGAATCTGCTGCACCACATCCTGAGCGGCAAAGAGTTTGCGATTAACAGCGTCGCGCGCGGCAACATCTCCATCGTTAGCTGCAAATCGAGCCGCGTCAGCAAGAAGAGCCAGATCGGTATCGGCGAGCCGGACACTGCGGAAGGCTCGCTGATCGATGATCGGCAGGGACAATGGTTGCGGCGCCGGCGGCTCGACGGTGCCCTCAATCGTGTTCCGCGCGATTTCTATCCGCGCGTCTGGACTGTACTGGAACGGTGCAGCGGGCTAGCGATCGAAGGTCGCGTACTGCCCCAAAGTCTCACACAAGAGATGACACCGAACGAGCTGAAGTTTGCGCTCGAGGTAGAGACGGCCCTCAACACGATCCCGCAGCCCGAGTACCGGCAGCTGGTGGTGGAAGCGCTGATGGTGCTGACGCTCGTCACCGAACACAACATACTGGCGTCGATCGGTACGATCATCTACGTGGAGCATCTGGTGCACCGGGCGAACCAGCTGTTTCTCGAGGATCAGCGCAAAAGCCACGGCGATGCGATGCTGTGCTGTGCGAAAAATAAGGACATACGCGAAACGACCACAGCCGGGCTGCTACTGTGCGGTGGAGCCGCCTATATCTGTCAGCATCTGTACGACAGTGCACCGAGCGGTAGCTACGGCACGATGACCTACATGGCCCGGGCAGTCGCGTCGGTGCTCGAACTTCCGAAGCACGGCGATATGGACTGCACCATCTCCTAG